CATCATTAAAGAACAAGAGATGTCTATCCAGAGAACTGAGAAGGCATTAAAAGATGAAATTAACCAACTTGGGCTTCTTCTGAAGGAAAAGGACAAGCATTTAAAAGAGCATCAGGCTCATGTGGAGAATTTAGAGGCAGATATTAAAAGGTCTGAAGGGGAACTCCAGCAGGCGTCTGCTAAGCTGGAGCTCTTTCAGTCACTGCAGAGCACCACGCGTGAGCAGGTAGAAACATACGAGGAGCAGTTGGCCCAGTTGCAGCAGAAGTTGTTGGATTCGGAAACAGAAAGAATTCTTCTTACCAAACAGGTAGCTGAAGTTGAcactcaaaagaaaaatgtttgtgCTGAGTTAGATGCTCACAAAATCAAGGTACAGGACTTAATGCAGCAACTTGAAAAACAGAAgagtgaaatggaagaaaaagtaaaatctttAACCCAACACTATGAGTCCCAACTTAAAGATAATATAGAGCAGGAACAGACAAAGCAACTcttaatggaaaaggaaaatgtaattttacaaatgagagaagGACAGAGCAAAGAAATTGAAATACTCAAACAGAAATTATCAGCCAAGGAGGACAGTATTCGTGTTTTGCAAGAGGAGTAtgaaaccaaatttaaaaatcaagagaaaaagatagaaaaaattaagcagaaagcaAAGGAGATGCAAGAAACGTTAAAGAAGAAACTGTTGGATCAGGAGGCCAAACTTAAGAAAGAGCTCGAAAATACTGCTCTGGAGCTCAGTCAGAAAGAACAACAGTTCAATGCGAAAATTTTGGAAATGGCACAGGCTAACTCAGCTGGAATCAATGATGCAGTGTCAAGATTGGAGACAAACCAAAAGGAGCAAATAGAAAGTCTTACTGAGGTGCACAGGAGAGAACTCAATGATGTCATAGCAGTCTGGGAGCAGAAACTTAACCAGCAAGCTGAAGAACTTCAGGAAAAACATGAAATCCAGttacaggaaaaagaacaagaggTAGCAGAACTGAAGCAAAAGATCCTCATATTTGGGtgtgaaaaagaagagatgaacAAGGAAATGGCATGGCTGAAGGAAGAGGGTGCTAAGCAGGATGCAGTGTTGACGGAATTACAGGAACAGTTAAACCAGAAGGCTGCTCACATGGTTTCTGTCTCACAGAATGAAGCTAAACTGAAAGCTGAACTTGAAAAGCTGGAGGTTGACCTGAATCACTCTCTGAAGGAAAATACTTTTCTTCAAGAGCATGTAGTTGAACTGAAGATGCTGGCAGAAAAAGATAAGCTTAAGGTCTCTGAGTTGACTGAGAAGCTGAAAACCACAGATGAAGAATTCCAGAGTTTGAAATCTTCACATGACAGAAATAAGAAAAGCCTAGAAGACAAAAGCTTAGAATTCAAAAAACTGTCCAAGGAGCTAGCAGTTCAGCTGGACGTTTACTCCAAGAAAACGGAAGCCTTATTACAAGCTAAAACAAGTGAGCTCATCAACATTAGTAGCAGTAAAATTAATGGCATTCTCTCTAGGGTCTCCCATTGTCAACACCACACAACTAAAGTTAAGGAGGCACTACTAAGTAAAACTTGCAAAGTTTCTGAATTAGAAGCACAACTGAGACAGCTAACAGAAGAGCAGTACACACTAAATAGTTCTTTACAACGTGCTACACATCagttggaagaaaaagaaagtcagatTAAGAGCATGAAGGCCGATATTGAAGGTCTTGTGACAGAAAAAGAAGCCTtacagaaggaaggaggaaatcagCAACAGGCTGCCTCAGAAAAGGAGTCTTGCATCACTCAGTTGAAGAAGGAGTTATCAGAAAACATCAACGCTGTCACCTCGATGAAAgaagagattaaagaaaaaaaagctgagaTCAGCAGTCTTAGTAAACAACTAACTGATATGAGCGCTCAACTTCAGAATAGCATCAGCCTAACTGAAAAAGAAGCAGCCATTTCATCACTAAGTAAGCAACATGATGAAGCGCAACAGGAATTGCTGGATCAGGTGCGAGATTTATCTTTGAGAGTTGAAACTCTGAGTAAGGAGAAAACTTCTGCTATTGAACAGGCCAACAAATTctcagaatggaagaagaaaGCACAGTCAAGATTTACACAATATCAAAATACTAGTAAAGAATTGCAGATGCAGCTTGagttaaaaacaaaggaaaccagTGAAAAGGATGAGCAGATAACTTTATTGAAGGAGGACCTTGATCAGCAAAAGAAGAGATTTGAATATTTAAAGGGGGAAGTGGAAGATAAGAAGAGcaagatggagaaaaaggaacgtAATTTACAGACGGAGTTAAAAACTCAAACAGCAAGAATTGTGGAATTAGAGGAGCATGTCACTCAGAAAACAATCGAAATTGAGTCCTTAAATGAAGTTCTTAAAAATTACAATCAACAAAAGGATATCGAACGGAAAGAAATGATTCAGAAACTTCAGCACATTGAAGAgttaggagaagaaaaggacaacaGGGTTAAAGAGGCTGAAGAAAAAGTCTTAAGCCTTGAAAAGCAAGCATCTTCCATGAAATCTGAACTTGAATCTACGAAGAAAGTATTGGAACATGTGAATTCAATTGCGAAAAGCAAAGAAGAGGAGTTAAAGGCATTGGAAGATAGACTTGAGTTAGAAAGTGCTGCAAAATTAGGGGAACtgaagaaaaaagctgaacaaaaaaTTGCTGCCATCAAGAAGCAGTTGTTATCtcaaatggaagagaaagaacagcagtatagaagagacagagaaagccatCTGAGTGAGCTAAATACAAaattgcaggaaagagagaaggaaattcaCGTCTTGGAAGAAAAACTTAAGTCGGTGGGAAGCTCACCACAATCAGAAACATCAGTTTCACCCAGATCGGCAGAAAATGAAGCAGCATGTACTGAGCAAGAAGAAGCAGATTCCCAAGGCTGTGTGCAGAAGGCATGTGAAGAAAAAATCCGTGTTTTACAAAGAAATTTAATTGAAAAGGAAAAGCTATTACAGAGGCTAGAGCAGGAAAAAGAAGACACAATTTCTTCTCATTCTGAAATGCAGTGCAAATACCAGGAGCTCTTAATAAAGACAGAACAGGCTGAAGCAAAGCAACATGAGGATCAAGTGATGATAAAGCATCTTCAAgaagaactggaagaaaaaaacaaatactcctTGTTAGTATCCCATCATGTGGAAGAAGAGGGAGGTAAAAATAACATAGGGGCAAAGCAGAACTTGGAGAATGTGGTTGATGGTGTGCAGAAAGCCCTCCAGGAGGAGGACTTGACCTGTCAAATCTTGGAGCAAAAGATAAAAGAGCTGGATTCCTGCTTattgagagagagggaaggacacAGAGTTGAAATTGAAGTGTTGACCTCAAAACTTGAAGGATTACAGGCTCTACAACAACAGATGGATGGAAAAAGTAAACCCATGGAAGTTTTGGAAGAAAGTGCTGAAGAAAAGTCCAAATCTCATGTGGTCCAACCCAGCTTGCTTCGTAACATGGAGGCTGAGCACAATGACCTGGAGTTTCAATTGGCAGGGGCGGAGCAGGAGCAGCAGAAGCTGAGCCAGGAGGTGGTTAAGCTGCAGAAAGATCTTCGAATGTTGCGGAAGGAACATCAGCAAGAACTGGATATAATAAAGAAAGAGTATGAacaagaaatggaagagaaaatcaAGTAAGTTTTTTTCagtatgaatatttttaaggCAGTCCTCCTTAATGAAATCTCTCTTTTTTGTGTCTAATACAGTTAAGTTTCACAACCTAAATTTGTTAGTATCGAACATAAATATAATAAGTTAAATACCGAAGAggaataaaaacaatttaaggCAAGAGGCAGTGTTATCCATcagtttaaggggaaaaaaaccttttcTTGCCTATGAGATCATGGTTATTAGGTACATATcccagtaattatttttaaaattatttttatattgttattaTATAACATAGATATGTATGGTGAAAAATTTTAAGTCGAAAGTAAAAATTCTCAAATCCTCAGGACGATTCCCTACAGTTAATCATAGTTTACTTACCCTTCCAGAAGTTTTCTGTGCCTGGagacacgcacacgcacacgcacacgcacgtgGACGCACACTCCCTTAAAAATGGTTGATATTGGTGAGGTCATACTTTATACACTGTCGTGAAGACCAGGTAACTCTTTACAGCTTGTTTTTTGTATGACAGCAGTTAGCTCTTCCTATTTTTGGTACTCAGACAGGAGCAGGAAGATCTTGAGTTGAAGCACAATTCCACACTAAAACAGCTGATGAGGGAGTTTCATACACAGCTGGCACAAAAGGAACAGGAGCTGGAAATGACCATAAGAGAGACCATTGGTAAGTAAACttttaaattcaataaaaaaacaaatcagaatCAGCAGAGACTAtttataatttaagcttattCTTTtcacac
Above is a genomic segment from Eubalaena glacialis isolate mEubGla1 chromosome 7, mEubGla1.1.hap2.+ XY, whole genome shotgun sequence containing:
- the GOLGA4 gene encoding golgin subfamily A member 4 isoform X1 encodes the protein MFKKLKQKISEEQQQLQQALASTQASSNSSTPTRTRSRTSSFTEQLDEGTPNRELLAGMIAEPAFLSEYTIFALDSSKQPKTQTDGVNASIQAMKSPDSVNGSEPTTPQSGDMQSFAQKLQLRVPSVESLFRSPMKESLFRSSSKESLVRTSSRESLNRLDLDSSAATFDPPSDMESETEDSLGNLDSLSKEHLIQWLRRMERRLNGYKGKCSELVTAYQTLQREKKKLQDILSQSQDKALRRIGELREELQMDQQAKKHLQEEFDASLEEKDQYISVLQTQVSLLKQRLRNGPMNADLPKPLSQMEPEAEGVTKENTDGDVEPVVGDGASAKTLEILQQRVKRQENLLQRCKETIRSHKEQCMLLTSEKEALQEQLDERLQELEKMKELHMAEKTKLITQLRDAKNLIEQLEQDKGMVIAETKRQMHETLEIKEEEIAQLRSRIKQMTSQGEELREQKEKSERAAFEELEKALSTAQKTEEARRKMKAEMEEQIKAIEKTSEEERNRLQQELGHVKQEVVDVMKKSSEQIAKLQKLHEEELASKEQELTKKFQTQEREFQEQMKVALEKSQSEYLKITQEKEQQESLALEELELQKKAILTESKNKLWDLQQEAETYRTRVLELESSLEKSLQENKNQSEDLTIHLEAEKNKHNKEITVMVEKHKTELESLQHQQDNLWTEKLQVLTQQHQTEMEKLREKCEQEKVTLLNDREVLFQAHIEEMNEKTLEKLDVKQTELESLSSELSEVLKARDKLEEELSVLKDQADRVKRELEAKLDEQKSHHQQQVDNIIKEQEMSIQRTEKALKDEINQLGLLLKEKDKHLKEHQAHVENLEADIKRSEGELQQASAKLELFQSLQSTTREQVETYEEQLAQLQQKLLDSETERILLTKQVAEVDTQKKNVCAELDAHKIKVQDLMQQLEKQKSEMEEKVKSLTQHYESQLKDNIEQEQTKQLLMEKENVILQMREGQSKEIEILKQKLSAKEDSIRVLQEEYETKFKNQEKKIEKIKQKAKEMQETLKKKLLDQEAKLKKELENTALELSQKEQQFNAKILEMAQANSAGINDAVSRLETNQKEQIESLTEVHRRELNDVIAVWEQKLNQQAEELQEKHEIQLQEKEQEVAELKQKILIFGCEKEEMNKEMAWLKEEGAKQDAVLTELQEQLNQKAAHMVSVSQNEAKLKAELEKLEVDLNHSLKENTFLQEHVVELKMLAEKDKLKVSELTEKLKTTDEEFQSLKSSHDRNKKSLEDKSLEFKKLSKELAVQLDVYSKKTEALLQAKTSELINISSSKINGILSRVSHCQHHTTKVKEALLSKTCKVSELEAQLRQLTEEQYTLNSSLQRATHQLEEKESQIKSMKADIEGLVTEKEALQKEGGNQQQAASEKESCITQLKKELSENINAVTSMKEEIKEKKAEISSLSKQLTDMSAQLQNSISLTEKEAAISSLSKQHDEAQQELLDQVRDLSLRVETLSKEKTSAIEQANKFSEWKKKAQSRFTQYQNTSKELQMQLELKTKETSEKDEQITLLKEDLDQQKKRFEYLKGEVEDKKSKMEKKERNLQTELKTQTARIVELEEHVTQKTIEIESLNEVLKNYNQQKDIERKEMIQKLQHIEELGEEKDNRVKEAEEKVLSLEKQASSMKSELESTKKVLEHVNSIAKSKEEELKALEDRLELESAAKLGELKKKAEQKIAAIKKQLLSQMEEKEQQYRRDRESHLSELNTKLQEREKEIHVLEEKLKSVGSSPQSETSVSPRSAENEAACTEQEEADSQGCVQKACEEKIRVLQRNLIEKEKLLQRLEQEKEDTISSHSEMQCKYQELLIKTEQAEAKQHEDQVMIKHLQEELEEKNKYSLLVSHHVEEEGGKNNIGAKQNLENVVDGVQKALQEEDLTCQILEQKIKELDSCLLREREGHRVEIEVLTSKLEGLQALQQQMDGKSKPMEVLEESAEEKSKSHVVQPSLLRNMEAEHNDLEFQLAGAEQEQQKLSQEVVKLQKDLRMLRKEHQQELDIIKKEYEQEMEEKIKQEQEDLELKHNSTLKQLMREFHTQLAQKEQELEMTIRETIDKAQEVEAELLESHQEETNQLYKKIAEKEDDLKRTAKRYEEILDAREEEMTAKVIDLQTQLEELQKKYQQRLEQEENPGNDKVTIMELQTQLAQKTTLISDSKLKEQEFREQIHNLEDRLKEYEKNVYATTVGTPYKGGNLYHTDVSLFGEPTEFEYLRKVLFEYMMGRETKTMAKVITTVLKFPDDQTQKILEREDARLMYTSPRSGIF
- the GOLGA4 gene encoding golgin subfamily A member 4 isoform X2 encodes the protein MFKKLKQKISEEQQQLQQALASTQASSNSSTPTRTRSRTSSFTEQLDEGTPNRELLAGMIAEPAFLSEYTIFALDSSKQPKTQTDGVNASIQAMKSPDSVNGSEPTTPQSGDMQSFAQKLQLRVPSVESLFRSPMKESLFRSSSKESLVRTSSRESLNRLDLDSSAATFDPPSDMESETEDSLGNLDSLSKEHLIQWLRRMERRLNGYKGKCSELVTAYQTLQREKKKLQDILSQSQDKALRRIGELREELQMDQQAKKHLQEEFDASLEEKDQYISVLQTQVSLLKQRLRNGPMNADLPKPLSQMEPEAEGVTKENTDGDVEPVVGDGASAKTLEILQQRVKRQENLLQRCKETIRSHKEQCMLLTSEKEALQEQLDERLQELEKMKELHMAEKTKLITQLRDAKNLIEQLEQDKGMVIAETKRQMHETLEIKEEEIAQLRSRIKQMTSQGEELREQKEKSERAAFEELEKALSTAQKTEEARRKMKAEMEEQIKAIEKTSEEERNRLQQELGHVKQEVVDVMKKSSEQIAKLQKLHEEELASKEQELTKKFQTQEREFQEQMKVALEKSQSEYLKITQEKEQQESLALEELELQKKAILTESKNKLWDLQQEAETYRTRVLELESSLEKSLQENKNQSEDLTIHLEAEKNKHNKEITVMVEKHKTELESLQHQQDNLWTEKLQVLTQQHQTEMEKLREKCEQEKVTLLNDREVLFQAHIEEMNEKTLEKLDVKQTELESLSSELSEVLKARDKLEEELSVLKDQADRVKRELEAKLDEQKSHHQQQVDNIIKEQEMSIQRTEKALKDEINQLGLLLKEKDKHLKEHQAHVENLEADIKRSEGELQQASAKLELFQSLQSTTREQVETYEEQLAQLQQKLLDSETERILLTKQVAEVDTQKKNVCAELDAHKIKVQDLMQQLEKQKSEMEEKVKSLTQHYESQLKDNIEQEQTKQLLMEKENVILQMREGQSKEIEILKQKLSAKEDSIRVLQEEYETKFKNQEKKIEKIKQKAKEMQETLKKKLLDQEAKLKKELENTALELSQKEQQFNAKILEMAQANSAGINDAVSRLETNQKEQIESLTEVHRRELNDVIAVWEQKLNQQAEELQEKHEIQLQEKEQEVAELKQKILIFGCEKEEMNKEMAWLKEEGAKQDAVLTELQEQLNQKAAHMVSVSQNEAKLKAELEKLEVDLNHSLKENTFLQEHVVELKMLAEKDKLKVSELTEKLKTTDEEFQSLKSSHDRNKKSLEDKSLEFKKLSKELAVQLDVYSKKTEALLQAKTSELINISSSKINGILSRVSHCQHHTTKVKEALLSKTCKVSELEAQLRQLTEEQYTLNSSLQRATHQLEEKESQIKSMKADIEGLVTEKEALQKEGGNQQQAASEKESCITQLKKELSENINAVTSMKEEIKEKKAEISSLSKQLTDMSAQLQNSISLTEKEAAISSLSKQHDEAQQELLDQVRDLSLRVETLSKEKTSAIEQANKFSEWKKKAQSRFTQYQNTSKELQMQLELKTKETSEKDEQITLLKEDLDQQKKRFEYLKGEVEDKKSKMEKKERNLQTELKTQTARIVELEEHVTQKTIEIESLNEVLKNYNQQKDIERKEMIQKLQHIEELGEEKDNRVKEAEEKVLSLEKQASSMKSELESTKKVLEHVNSIAKSKEEELKALEDRLELESAAKLGELKKKAEQKIAAIKKQLLSQMEEKEQQYRRDRESHLSELNTKLQEREKEIHVLEEKLKSVGSSPQSETSVSPRSAENEAACTEQEEADSQGCVQKACEEKIRVLQRNLIEKEKLLQRLEQEKEDTISSHSEMQCKYQELLIKTEQAEAKQHEDQVMIKHLQEELEEKNKYSLLVSHHVEEEGGKNNIGAKQNLENVVDGVQKALQEEDLTCQILEQKIKELDSCLLREREGHRVEIEVLTSKLEGLQALQQQMDGKSKPMEVLEESAEEKSKSHVVQPSLLRNMEAEHNDLEFQLAGAEQEQQKLSQEVVKLQKDLRMLRKEHQQELDIIKKEYEQEMEEKIKQEQEDLELKHNSTLKQLMREFHTQLAQKEQELEMTIRETIDKAQEVEAELLESHQEETNQLYKKIAEKEDDLKRTAKRYEEILDAREEEMTAKVIDLQTQLEELQKKYQQRLEQEENPGNDKVTIMELQTQLAQKTTLISDSKLKEQEFREQIHNLEDRLKEYEKNVYATTVGTPYKGGNLYHTDVSLFGEPTEFEYLRKVLFEYMMGRETKTMAKVITTVLKFPDDQTQKILEREDARLMSWLRPSS
- the GOLGA4 gene encoding golgin subfamily A member 4 isoform X4 yields the protein MFKKLKQKISEEQQQLQQALASTQASSNSSTPTRTRSRTSSFTEQLDEGTPNRENASIQAMKSPDSVNGSEPTTPQSGDMQSFAQKLQLRVPSVESLFRSPMKESLFRSSSKESLVRTSSRESLNRLDLDSSAATFDPPSDMESETEDSLGNLDSLSKEHLIQWLRRMERRLNGYKGKCSELVTAYQTLQREKKKLQDILSQSQDKALRRIGELREELQMDQQAKKHLQEEFDASLEEKDQYISVLQTQVSLLKQRLRNGPMNADLPKPLSQMEPEAEGVTKENTDGDVEPVVGDGASAKTLEILQQRVKRQENLLQRCKETIRSHKEQCMLLTSEKEALQEQLDERLQELEKMKELHMAEKTKLITQLRDAKNLIEQLEQDKGMVIAETKRQMHETLEIKEEEIAQLRSRIKQMTSQGEELREQKEKSERAAFEELEKALSTAQKTEEARRKMKAEMEEQIKAIEKTSEEERNRLQQELGHVKQEVVDVMKKSSEQIAKLQKLHEEELASKEQELTKKFQTQEREFQEQMKVALEKSQSEYLKITQEKEQQESLALEELELQKKAILTESKNKLWDLQQEAETYRTRVLELESSLEKSLQENKNQSEDLTIHLEAEKNKHNKEITVMVEKHKTELESLQHQQDNLWTEKLQVLTQQHQTEMEKLREKCEQEKVTLLNDREVLFQAHIEEMNEKTLEKLDVKQTELESLSSELSEVLKARDKLEEELSVLKDQADRVKRELEAKLDEQKSHHQQQVDNIIKEQEMSIQRTEKALKDEINQLGLLLKEKDKHLKEHQAHVENLEADIKRSEGELQQASAKLELFQSLQSTTREQVETYEEQLAQLQQKLLDSETERILLTKQVAEVDTQKKNVCAELDAHKIKVQDLMQQLEKQKSEMEEKVKSLTQHYESQLKDNIEQEQTKQLLMEKENVILQMREGQSKEIEILKQKLSAKEDSIRVLQEEYETKFKNQEKKIEKIKQKAKEMQETLKKKLLDQEAKLKKELENTALELSQKEQQFNAKILEMAQANSAGINDAVSRLETNQKEQIESLTEVHRRELNDVIAVWEQKLNQQAEELQEKHEIQLQEKEQEVAELKQKILIFGCEKEEMNKEMAWLKEEGAKQDAVLTELQEQLNQKAAHMVSVSQNEAKLKAELEKLEVDLNHSLKENTFLQEHVVELKMLAEKDKLKVSELTEKLKTTDEEFQSLKSSHDRNKKSLEDKSLEFKKLSKELAVQLDVYSKKTEALLQAKTSELINISSSKINGILSRVSHCQHHTTKVKEALLSKTCKVSELEAQLRQLTEEQYTLNSSLQRATHQLEEKESQIKSMKADIEGLVTEKEALQKEGGNQQQAASEKESCITQLKKELSENINAVTSMKEEIKEKKAEISSLSKQLTDMSAQLQNSISLTEKEAAISSLSKQHDEAQQELLDQVRDLSLRVETLSKEKTSAIEQANKFSEWKKKAQSRFTQYQNTSKELQMQLELKTKETSEKDEQITLLKEDLDQQKKRFEYLKGEVEDKKSKMEKKERNLQTELKTQTARIVELEEHVTQKTIEIESLNEVLKNYNQQKDIERKEMIQKLQHIEELGEEKDNRVKEAEEKVLSLEKQASSMKSELESTKKVLEHVNSIAKSKEEELKALEDRLELESAAKLGELKKKAEQKIAAIKKQLLSQMEEKEQQYRRDRESHLSELNTKLQEREKEIHVLEEKLKSVGSSPQSETSVSPRSAENEAACTEQEEADSQGCVQKACEEKIRVLQRNLIEKEKLLQRLEQEKEDTISSHSEMQCKYQELLIKTEQAEAKQHEDQVMIKHLQEELEEKNKYSLLVSHHVEEEGGKNNIGAKQNLENVVDGVQKALQEEDLTCQILEQKIKELDSCLLREREGHRVEIEVLTSKLEGLQALQQQMDGKSKPMEVLEESAEEKSKSHVVQPSLLRNMEAEHNDLEFQLAGAEQEQQKLSQEVVKLQKDLRMLRKEHQQELDIIKKEYEQEMEEKIKQEQEDLELKHNSTLKQLMREFHTQLAQKEQELEMTIRETIDKAQEVEAELLESHQEETNQLYKKIAEKEDDLKRTAKRYEEILDAREEEMTAKVIDLQTQLEELQKKYQQRLEQEENPGNDKVTIMELQTQLAQKTTLISDSKLKEQEFREQIHNLEDRLKEYEKNVYATTVGTPYKGGNLYHTDVSLFGEPTEFEYLRKVLFEYMMGRETKTMAKVITTVLKFPDDQTQKILEREDARLMYTSPRSGIF
- the GOLGA4 gene encoding golgin subfamily A member 4 isoform X3, coding for MFKKLKQKISEEQQQLQQALASTQASSNSSTPTRTRSRTSSFTEQLDEGTPNRELLAGMIAEPAFLSEYTIFALDSSKQPKTQTDGVNASIQAMKSPDSVNGSEPTTPQSGDMQSFAQKLQLRVPSVESLFRSPMKESLFRSSSKESLVRTSSRESLNRLDLDSSAATFDPPSDMESETEDSLGNLDSLSKEHLIQWLRRMERRLNGYKGKCSELVTAYQTLQREKKKLQDILSQSQDKALRRIGELREELQMDQQAKKHLQEEFDASLEEKDQYISVLQTQVSLLKQRLRNGPMNADLPKPLSQMEPEAEGVTKENTDGDVEPVVGDGASAKTLEILQQRVKRQENLLQRCKETIRSHKEQCMLLTSEKEALQEQLDERLQELEKMKGMVIAETKRQMHETLEIKEEEIAQLRSRIKQMTSQGEELREQKEKSERAAFEELEKALSTAQKTEEARRKMKAEMEEQIKAIEKTSEEERNRLQQELGHVKQEVVDVMKKSSEQIAKLQKLHEEELASKEQELTKKFQTQEREFQEQMKVALEKSQSEYLKITQEKEQQESLALEELELQKKAILTESKNKLWDLQQEAETYRTRVLELESSLEKSLQENKNQSEDLTIHLEAEKNKHNKEITVMVEKHKTELESLQHQQDNLWTEKLQVLTQQHQTEMEKLREKCEQEKVTLLNDREVLFQAHIEEMNEKTLEKLDVKQTELESLSSELSEVLKARDKLEEELSVLKDQADRVKRELEAKLDEQKSHHQQQVDNIIKEQEMSIQRTEKALKDEINQLGLLLKEKDKHLKEHQAHVENLEADIKRSEGELQQASAKLELFQSLQSTTREQVETYEEQLAQLQQKLLDSETERILLTKQVAEVDTQKKNVCAELDAHKIKVQDLMQQLEKQKSEMEEKVKSLTQHYESQLKDNIEQEQTKQLLMEKENVILQMREGQSKEIEILKQKLSAKEDSIRVLQEEYETKFKNQEKKIEKIKQKAKEMQETLKKKLLDQEAKLKKELENTALELSQKEQQFNAKILEMAQANSAGINDAVSRLETNQKEQIESLTEVHRRELNDVIAVWEQKLNQQAEELQEKHEIQLQEKEQEVAELKQKILIFGCEKEEMNKEMAWLKEEGAKQDAVLTELQEQLNQKAAHMVSVSQNEAKLKAELEKLEVDLNHSLKENTFLQEHVVELKMLAEKDKLKVSELTEKLKTTDEEFQSLKSSHDRNKKSLEDKSLEFKKLSKELAVQLDVYSKKTEALLQAKTSELINISSSKINGILSRVSHCQHHTTKVKEALLSKTCKVSELEAQLRQLTEEQYTLNSSLQRATHQLEEKESQIKSMKADIEGLVTEKEALQKEGGNQQQAASEKESCITQLKKELSENINAVTSMKEEIKEKKAEISSLSKQLTDMSAQLQNSISLTEKEAAISSLSKQHDEAQQELLDQVRDLSLRVETLSKEKTSAIEQANKFSEWKKKAQSRFTQYQNTSKELQMQLELKTKETSEKDEQITLLKEDLDQQKKRFEYLKGEVEDKKSKMEKKERNLQTELKTQTARIVELEEHVTQKTIEIESLNEVLKNYNQQKDIERKEMIQKLQHIEELGEEKDNRVKEAEEKVLSLEKQASSMKSELESTKKVLEHVNSIAKSKEEELKALEDRLELESAAKLGELKKKAEQKIAAIKKQLLSQMEEKEQQYRRDRESHLSELNTKLQEREKEIHVLEEKLKSVGSSPQSETSVSPRSAENEAACTEQEEADSQGCVQKACEEKIRVLQRNLIEKEKLLQRLEQEKEDTISSHSEMQCKYQELLIKTEQAEAKQHEDQVMIKHLQEELEEKNKYSLLVSHHVEEEGGKNNIGAKQNLENVVDGVQKALQEEDLTCQILEQKIKELDSCLLREREGHRVEIEVLTSKLEGLQALQQQMDGKSKPMEVLEESAEEKSKSHVVQPSLLRNMEAEHNDLEFQLAGAEQEQQKLSQEVVKLQKDLRMLRKEHQQELDIIKKEYEQEMEEKIKQEQEDLELKHNSTLKQLMREFHTQLAQKEQELEMTIRETIDKAQEVEAELLESHQEETNQLYKKIAEKEDDLKRTAKRYEEILDAREEEMTAKVIDLQTQLEELQKKYQQRLEQEENPGNDKVTIMELQTQLAQKTTLISDSKLKEQEFREQIHNLEDRLKEYEKNVYATTVGTPYKGGNLYHTDVSLFGEPTEFEYLRKVLFEYMMGRETKTMAKVITTVLKFPDDQTQKILEREDARLMYTSPRSGIF